One Aegilops tauschii subsp. strangulata cultivar AL8/78 chromosome 7, Aet v6.0, whole genome shotgun sequence genomic window carries:
- the LOC109754991 gene encoding uncharacterized protein, with amino-acid sequence MDLSWIQGTRFTPPYMKGVDEFMGFVHQNFRENQDILCPCKDCLNVEHRSQAEVEEHIQCNGMSVTYTRWVFHGEAVSDDEGDNTEGAAYQSDDDDDDCDVGNGGDVAYMVDDMFMSGRQGKGKPNLFSKLMEEAKKDLYEGCSDFTRLSFIIKLLHIKSYNRITNRAFNQFVELISATFPHADIPKSYTEAKNVLSEVGLGYETIHVCKFDCALFWGEHANKSHCPECETSRWKVEKGRKKIPHKVLRYFPIIPRLQRISVSKEQSADARWHKEKRVAEANVMRHPAGGEA; translated from the coding sequence ATGGATCTAAGCTGGATACAAGGAACGCGTTTCACACCACCATACATGAAAGGTGTTGATGAGTTTATGGGTTTTGTTCACCAAAATTTTAGGGAAAACCAGGACATACTGTGCCCATGCAAAGACTGTCTGAATGTGGAACACCGCAGCCAGGCTGAAGTAGAGGAGCACATACAATGCAATGGTATGTCTGTTACATATACAAGGTGGGTCTTTCATGGTGAAGCGGTCAGTGATGATGAAGGTGATAATACAGAGGGTGCTGCATATCAAtcagatgatgatgatgatgactgTGATGTAGGCAACGGAGGTGATGTTGCGTATATGGTAGATGATATGTTCATGTCTGGAAGGCAAGGCAAGGGTAAGCCTAACCTCTTTTCCAAGCTaatggaggaggcgaagaaagaTCTTTATGAAGGATGTAGTGATTTCACACGGCTGTCGTTCATTATTAAGCTCCTCCATATCAAATCATACAACCGAATTACAAATAGAGCATTTAATCAGTTTGTTGAGTTGATTAGTGCGACGTTTCCACATGCTGATATACCTAAATCATACACTGAAGCTAAGAATGTTCTTAGTGAAGTCGGGCTGGGTTACGAGACAATTCATGTTTGCAAGTTTGATTGTGCATTGTTTTGGGGCGAACATGCCAACAAGAGCCATTGTCCTGAATGCGAGACTTCAAGATGGAAAGTTGAGAAGGGAAGGAAAAAGATACCTCACAAGGTACTTAGGTACTTTCCTATCATCCCAAGGCTTCAAAGAATTTCTGTGTCAAAGGAACAATCAGCAGATGCAAGGTGGCATAAGGAGAAGAGGGTTGCTGAGGCAAATGTTATGAGACACCCTGCTGGTGGTGAAGCATAG